AAATGAACTTTGATGATAAAATTTTTATTCAAATAAATAAATCCCACCAATTTTTGCCTTTATCAGAAATCTTGCTCATAGAAGCCGACGACTACTATTCAAAAATCTACACCAAAGATGGAAAGAAAAATCTAGTCTTGAGATCATTGAAAAATTGGGAAAATCGATTGCCAGAAAAGCATTTTCAGAGAATTCATCGATCCTACATTGTTAACCTAAATGAAGTTAGAAAAGTAATGCCATGGTTCAATAATTCTCATAGAGTATTTATAAATGGTATTGAAGAACCATTTGCATTAAGCCGTAGATATTTTTCAAGAATTAAAAAAATTATGGGTTAAAATCCCTAAATATAAAATTTTGCTACCTGTTACTTAAGTATACTACCTCTCCCTGAATTTTGTATGGAAGATTGGTACATTCATATTAGTTTTGGATTATAATTAATCTATTTAACATATGTGTACAAAATTTATTCCTATCTTTTTCATTGTTTCAATTTTGTTAATTACTAAATCTTTTGCCCAAAAAGAAAAAATTGATAGGTATTTGGCAAGTTGTAATGAAAGAGGTTTATTTAATGGCACTGCACTAATAGCGAAAGGTGACAGTATCCTTTTTAATAAAGGGTTTGGTTTGGCAAACAGAGAATGGAATATCCCAAATGATGTAGATACTCGTTTCGATATTGGCTCACTTACTAAACAATTTGTAACAGTAATTACTTTACAATTAGTAGAAGAAGGCAAACTAAATGTTGATAATGTAATAAGTGATTTTTTGCCCAAATACCGCAAAGATATTGGAGATATTGTAAATATTAATCATCTTTTAAAACACACTTCTGGAATAAAGCCGTATGTAGCTGTACGAGGAATAGATAATCAACTAGCACAAACCTTGTCAAAAGAAACTGCATTAGAGGTATTACATAGTGGAGACCTTGAGTTTGAACCAGGTGAAAGATATAGGTATAATAATTCAGGCATGTGTATCCTTGTTTATATTATTGAAAAAATCACAAAAAAAGCATTTGAAGACAACCTGAAAGAAAGAATATTTATTCCCTTGAAAATGAAAAATTCAGGATTGATTAAACCTAATAAAGTAATTGAAAAACTTGCAAGTGGATACATATTAGGTATGGGGGAATACACCAAACCGAAATATTTGAATCCATTAAATACTTATGGAGCAGGAGGTTTGCATTCAACGGTAGAAGATATGTTTTTATGGAATAGATCATTTGCAAAACATTCCTTATTACCAGAAAAATATGATGAATGGTTCTACGACCCTTATGATGAATTTCACCCTGGAAATGGGCATGCATATTCATGGGATATTACTACTCTCCAATTACCTGATACAAAAAAGAAAACAAAATTTGCTCACTATAATGGTGCTCAATGGGGATATCTTTGCGAGATGGCTTGGATCTTTGAGGGTGATTATACCATTCTCCTATTTACAAATATTGGACATAATAATAATATTTGGGCCGTAGAATCAGGAATTAGAAATATACTTTTAAATGCACCATATAAAATCCCTTTACCCTCTCTTAATTCGGTCTTAGCAAAAAATCTTAATAATGATACATTTTATAAATTGATATTGGATGTAAAAAACAACAAAACACAATATTCTATCAACGAACAAAGTATAAACATGTTAGGCTATAATTTATTATGGCGTAATAATTTAACAAAAGCTCAATTGGTATTTGAATTAAATACGAAACTATTTTCAGAAAGCTCGAATGCTTTTGATAGTTTAGGTGAGTTATATATGACCATTGGAAAGAAAAAAAATGCAATTAATAGCTTTAAAAGATCGTTGGAATTAAACCCTGAAAATAAAAATGCAAAAGCAATGCTTGACAACTTAAACAATAAATAAATATCTACTAGACTATGAAACATTTTATAAAATTATCTCCAAGAATATCCATCATCCTTATATTTACATTTATAGGTTTGGCATCATGTAATTCTCAGACACAACCCAAGAACGAAGTTAAAAAAATGGAACCAGTGAGAAAAGAAGTGAAGCCGGTTGAGGAAACAAAAATACTATCAAACGTTTTTGAATGTGATTATATGGGTCAGGAAACACCAGGTTCCATACCAGTAGTTTTTGCACCTGGAATTGTATCTACTAATGAGGATATTTATGGATTTGAAATATCACCATCTGGTAAGGAAATGATCTACACTAGAAAGGAAGGAATAAATATATTGGAATTTAAATCAGGCAAATGGTCGAAACCACATATAATCTCATTTTCGAAAGTTGGTAATAATGGAGAGTGTAGTTATTCTCGTGATGGTAATAAAATATATTTTAACTCTCGACGATCATGTCCAGGATCAAAAACAGCATCAAATATTTGGATTTCGGAGAAGAAAGATGGTAATTGGAGTAAACCATATTATTCGAAATTAAGTATTCCTAATAAAACCGTTCATTCTGTTTCTGTTGCAGCAAATGGAAATTTATATTGTGATGGTATTGTTCGGTTTGAACATTCGGGAGGGAGCTATTCTAAAGCTAAAAGTCTTCAGGCAAATATAAAAGGGGCGCATGTTTTTATTGCATCTGACGAAAGCTACTTGATGTTTGATAAAAGAGTGCAGGGAAAGAGTTCTGATATATTCATTACATTTTTAAAGTCTGATAAAACATGGACATCCCCAGTTCCGCTTGATAAAATAAATACTATTGCAAAAGAAAATCAGCCAACAGTTACTTCTGATGGAAAGTATATATTTTTCACCAGAAACAATAAGATATTTTGGATGAAAGCAGACTTTATAAATGAAATGCAAAAGAAATTTTTAAGATGAAATTAATACTTCAAGTTTATTTTATATTATCAACAATCGTATCCATTGCGCAGTCGAATAAAATTGTAATTTCTATAGATGATGTTCCGTGTGCAAACTGCAAAACTCTTCTTATAACAGAAAATGTTAATGATAAATTGATTTCAACATTTAAAAAATTTAATGTCCCAGCAATTGGATTTGTAAATGAAATAAAGTTATATAATAATAAACTTCCTGAAACTTCTAGAATTGAAATACTAGAACAATGGCTTAGGAATGGCTACGAACTAGGGAATCACACTTTTTCACATGTGGACATTAATAAATTAAGTATTGAAGAATATGAAACAGATATTTTAAGGGGCGAAATTATTACAAAACCAATGATGAAAAGATATGGTGAAGAATTAATATATTTCAGACATCCCCAATTAAGAACTGGCTCAACCGCAGAATATAAAAATCAATTAGATAGTATTTTGCTAAAGCATCATTATACTACAGCACCTGTAACAATGGATAATGATGAGTTTATTTATGCTTATTGCTATAAGAAAGCAAAAGAAAGAAATGATAGTTCCACCATGAAAATTGTTGCCGATGATTACATTAGCTATATGAATGACATATTCATCTATTATGAAAAACTCTCAATAGATTTTCTTTCATATAATTTAAGCCATATATTATTACTACATGCAAATGAACTAAATGCAGATTATTTAGACGAAATTCTGCAGGTATTAATCAACAGGAATTACTCATTTATTACTTTAGAAGAAGCATTAAAGGACAAAGCTTATATGCTTCCTGAATCATTTTCTGATAGAGGTATTTCGTGGATCGACAGGTGGAAATTAGCTAAAGGGATGGAGATAACATCCCAACCAAAAGTTTCTGAAAATATCCAACTAAAATATGAGCAATATAGATCATTGTCAGGATATTAAACAACAAGAAATAATTGAACAAGCAAATGTTTTTAATCGTAAAAGAGAGTTGTTGTTAACAATATGTTATACACAAATATTTTAAAGTAATGAAAACTAAATGGTTGTTGTTCGTAGTTTTGGTTTTAGTGACAATATCCACCGTCTGCCAAACTATAAACTTTGATACTACGCAAACAGTTTTTAGTTCGGTCATCCAGACATCGGATGAAATAGTTGAGATTCCTAATAATATAGAGCGACTTGATAAAAGAAAAGGAGTTAGCACTTACCATTACTTAATAAATGGTGCTAATTTGTACATTCAAGAAGAAGGAGCTGGAATTCCTTTATTATTGATACATGGTGGGCCGGGTGGTACTAGCCATGTATTTCACCCCTATTTTAGTAATGCAAGCAAATACAGCAAAATTATTTATTATGATCAAAGAGGATGTGGATTAAGTCAGTTTACGGGTGATTCTACATATACGATTTTACAATCAATAGAGGATATTGAATCATTAAGAAAAGAACTTAGTATTGAAAAATGGTTTGTATTAGGTCATTCATTTGGAGGAATTCTTGCTCAATATTACACATTTACTTATCCTGAAAATGTACTTGGAGTGATTTTAGTAAATAGCGAAATTTCCTTCCAACAAAACTATCTAATTTCAGGAAATCAATATCTCAATATTTCGAATCTGGAAAAGAATTTGATGTATAAAAATTGGAAATTGATTGATGAAGGAAAAGTTTCATTAGCAACGGGGCTTTTTAATGCTGAACTTAATGGAGCATGGAAAAGACAAAGTTTTTATAAACCTACCCAAACATATGCTGCCCAAACCTCTTTATATGAATGGCATCATGACAAGCATTTTAATTCATTAATGAGTGGTGCTATTGATTATATTGATTTCTCTAATTGCTTCAAAACCTGCCCAATACCTTTTTATATTATAGAAGGTAAGTGGGATAATACTTGGGGGAGAAATAAAACTGAATTAATATTGAAGGAGTTTCCTTTATCTAAACTATTTGTTATTGATAGTTCAGCTCACTCACCATTCCAGTCTAATTCACTAGCCTTCTTCACAATACTTGAATCAATTTTCAAAGAAGAGAAACCAATCCTAAATAGAGATATTAAAATTTGGAAAAATCATGCTCAAAAAGAGTTTGATAAGAATATTGAAATTTTGGAAAATGATGATGCATTTTTAGGTTTGGTTGATAATTACAATTTCAAGTTGGCATTATATTTTTTTGATTCTCTGAAACTAGAAAAACCTAATAATAAAGTAATTACTCCTTTACCTTTGATTAATTCAGGTAAATGGCTATTAAAAAGTAATTCTAGATCAAACTTGGCAGTCGATTTTTTCGTGTTATGCTTGAAAGAATATCCAGAGGCAAATATTTGCTACTATTATATTGCAAAATCAT
The sequence above is a segment of the Lentimicrobium sp. L6 genome. Coding sequences within it:
- a CDS encoding serine hydrolase domain-containing protein; translation: MCTKFIPIFFIVSILLITKSFAQKEKIDRYLASCNERGLFNGTALIAKGDSILFNKGFGLANREWNIPNDVDTRFDIGSLTKQFVTVITLQLVEEGKLNVDNVISDFLPKYRKDIGDIVNINHLLKHTSGIKPYVAVRGIDNQLAQTLSKETALEVLHSGDLEFEPGERYRYNNSGMCILVYIIEKITKKAFEDNLKERIFIPLKMKNSGLIKPNKVIEKLASGYILGMGEYTKPKYLNPLNTYGAGGLHSTVEDMFLWNRSFAKHSLLPEKYDEWFYDPYDEFHPGNGHAYSWDITTLQLPDTKKKTKFAHYNGAQWGYLCEMAWIFEGDYTILLFTNIGHNNNIWAVESGIRNILLNAPYKIPLPSLNSVLAKNLNNDTFYKLILDVKNNKTQYSINEQSINMLGYNLLWRNNLTKAQLVFELNTKLFSESSNAFDSLGELYMTIGKKKNAINSFKRSLELNPENKNAKAMLDNLNNK
- a CDS encoding PD40 domain-containing protein, whose product is MKHFIKLSPRISIILIFTFIGLASCNSQTQPKNEVKKMEPVRKEVKPVEETKILSNVFECDYMGQETPGSIPVVFAPGIVSTNEDIYGFEISPSGKEMIYTRKEGINILEFKSGKWSKPHIISFSKVGNNGECSYSRDGNKIYFNSRRSCPGSKTASNIWISEKKDGNWSKPYYSKLSIPNKTVHSVSVAANGNLYCDGIVRFEHSGGSYSKAKSLQANIKGAHVFIASDESYLMFDKRVQGKSSDIFITFLKSDKTWTSPVPLDKINTIAKENQPTVTSDGKYIFFTRNNKIFWMKADFINEMQKKFLR
- a CDS encoding polysaccharide deacetylase family protein; its protein translation is MKLILQVYFILSTIVSIAQSNKIVISIDDVPCANCKTLLITENVNDKLISTFKKFNVPAIGFVNEIKLYNNKLPETSRIEILEQWLRNGYELGNHTFSHVDINKLSIEEYETDILRGEIITKPMMKRYGEELIYFRHPQLRTGSTAEYKNQLDSILLKHHYTTAPVTMDNDEFIYAYCYKKAKERNDSSTMKIVADDYISYMNDIFIYYEKLSIDFLSYNLSHILLLHANELNADYLDEILQVLINRNYSFITLEEALKDKAYMLPESFSDRGISWIDRWKLAKGMEITSQPKVSENIQLKYEQYRSLSGY
- a CDS encoding alpha/beta fold hydrolase, producing MKTKWLLFVVLVLVTISTVCQTINFDTTQTVFSSVIQTSDEIVEIPNNIERLDKRKGVSTYHYLINGANLYIQEEGAGIPLLLIHGGPGGTSHVFHPYFSNASKYSKIIYYDQRGCGLSQFTGDSTYTILQSIEDIESLRKELSIEKWFVLGHSFGGILAQYYTFTYPENVLGVILVNSEISFQQNYLISGNQYLNISNLEKNLMYKNWKLIDEGKVSLATGLFNAELNGAWKRQSFYKPTQTYAAQTSLYEWHHDKHFNSLMSGAIDYIDFSNCFKTCPIPFYIIEGKWDNTWGRNKTELILKEFPLSKLFVIDSSAHSPFQSNSLAFFTILESIFKEEKPILNRDIKIWKNHAQKEFDKNIEILENDDAFLGLVDNYNFKLALYFFDSLKLEKPNNKVITPLPLINSGKWLLKSNSRSNLAVDFFVLCLKEYPEANICYYYIAKSYQATENNKQAELYMRMYISETSQGIDTKQNFEYRLKVLMKNEL